Part of the Tolypothrix sp. PCC 7910 genome, ATATAATTGGCATCGCGGTTCTATATTGTTACCTGAGAGGCGGACTAATCCCATCCTATTTAGCTGACGTACTTGTTCTGGGTTTAACAGTATTGGTTGATTAGCATTTACAAGATTTTTCATCGCTGCAATTAAATGTGGTTCTTGTTTTAGTTTTACCCAAAGTTCCCAGAGATGATCGGCATATAATCCTGATGGAGTAGCAGCCATATTTAAAACTTCTTCTATTGTGATATGTGGCTGATTTTTGATATGCAGCAATGCTTTTTGGACTAAGTAAGGATGTCCTCCTACAAGTGCCATTAATTTTTCTACTTGCTTTTCATGCCAATTTAATCCATATCTAACTGCTAACTCTTGTACTTGTTCTCTGGTAAATTCTGGTAGCTCGATTATTTGCCCTACATTAAATGGTGATTGATTAATATTTAAAGGAATATAAACATCTGTACTATAAGCAAGTATGATCCGTAAATTCTGCCATTGATTGCCATTCCTACCTTTTTCATGCCAAGCTCTTAGTAGTCCAAAAAAGTCAGATGCTAGGCTAGCATAAGGAAAAATATGATCTACGTTATCTAAGCCGACAACTAAAGGAGTATTTAAATTAGCCAATATATAATCTTGGAAATAAACGCTAGACCTCATATTGGAAGATAGAGTTTTATCCCAGTAAATATCCATTTTAGTTGAACCAAATAAAGCATAACCTACGGTATTGCAGAACCAATAGTTTAAGGCTTCGATATTGCTCATAACTTCTTGGTCGGCTTCTAAAAAATTTATATTGATTGCTGAGTATCCTTGTGTTTGAGAATATTGCAATATCTTTTTTAAAAGATGAGTTTTACCTGTTAACCCTGGACTCTTAATGCGAATTAATGCAGAAGGCTGTAATATTTCCCTGTAGCATATAGATTCAACTTGCGGTAAATCGATAAATTGTTCGGAATTCAAGGGTAGTTGTTGGATAAAATTTGTGGAGATTTTATTTCTCACTAGTTCTGGTTTATAGGTGGCAAATAGGCTAATTAATTCACTGCGTCTGGAACGGCGCTCATAAGATTCTTCTTCTTTTAAACCAAATAATTGGCAAATTAAAGAAATTTGCCTTCTTACTGTTCCTGTTTCAATTTTTAATGCTAAAGCAATTTCCTCATCTGTTTCCCCAGTGAGGAGTTTCAGTAATATCTCTTTGCGTTTAGGCGAACGATTGAGTTGTTTAAATTTTTCATCTAAATCTTTATTATCCATAATTTTAGACATAGGATATCTCTGGTTACTAATAGGAAATTCTCTGGTATTAAATTTAACAAATCTACGCCTTTTGAGTAGAAATTTCATTTATCCTCTGGATACATAGGGAGAGAAAAGGTAGAAACACCAATGATATGTATCTAGGTTGAAAATGGGCATAGGGCATAGGAAAGACAGATTTTCGTCCTTGGTTGTGCCAAAACCTGGCGTGAATGGCTGTCTGGGAATGCTTGAGGTTATGAGATCAACTTAATTATTTTCGGAAGTAATTCATTAAACGAATCACTATATCAACAGATATCCGCAATGTGTCTACACAATTACGAAGGAAGCTGGACAAAGCAGCACAAATCACAAAGGTAAAAAAAGCACAAGCTATAATTAGCGCTGCAACCTCATTAGTCTTGGCTAACTCAATGGCTTTATCCAGCAGTAAGGGTAGATTTGGTGTTTCTGCTGGGATTGTATAACTTTGTATTGTGAGATCTGAATTTTTTCCGGATTTACCTTCACTACTCTTGAAGACTACATTGACCATGTTTTGATGGTTGTTAGCCCATAGGTTCATATTTGGTAACTGACTCCAGATTGTTTTTGCAGTCAGATACTGAACGTTAGAATCAGAGTTAAATATGTTACTCATCCGAGTTACTCCTTTCAAAACTTGATTAACGAAATGTCTAATTGTTCATCTTGCCAGCACGGCCATGCTGGCATTTGTGAATGAAATTCATGAGGTACTATGAGTGTAAAAGAGTATTCATATGAATACTCTTTTACACTCATTTCTGTACTTATTTCACATCTACTGAGCAAAATAGTATGTTCCGGAAAGAAATTAGCAAGACTTTATTCATTTGTATAAAGAATTTAAGCAGTCAATGAATGGACTATATATAGTATTCAATTGAATATGTTTGCACCGCTCTCATCCATATTGCTGCTGAATTATCCTCTATAGGTTGACTTCTGGAAAATTACTTAAAGAAACGTAAATCACCCATACTGAATCAGCTGATTCAGCAATTGAATCAGTAATGCTGAGGTTGACAGCCAAAGTTCTTCTATAATCACATCATAAATTTTCTACACTTAAGTAAATTAATGACGATCGCAAGTAGTGGAAATTATTTGCTATTTCCTCAATAAAACCAAAAATTTCATGCGCCCAAGACAAGATATTATTGAGATTTTTTCTACTTTTGTTCTCTTCAATGGCGATGCTTTTGTCCGTTGGGTTAGCGATCCCAAGCTGCGGCGAAGTATGCAAAATTGTGTAGATCAGTCTTCGGAACAGGAATCTGCAACATTTTGGGCAATTTATTGGCATCGAGTTTGGCAGATGCAGGCGAGTTCCATAGCAGTTGCTCATCTTGCGGCCTATTTGCAGGAAGTCTGCTATTGGGTGGCGAGAAAAATGCAGATGAATGTACCAGGACAACATTCAGTTGCTGACTTTTTCCAAACAGCGATCGCTCGCATTGATAAAGTACTTAAAGGCTTTAACCCGCAATTAGGTTCAAATTTGAAAGCTTATGCTGAATATGCTTTTAGCAATTTGATTAAAGATTTGTTACGTCAGCGTCAAGAAGCGGATATCTGTAGTGATTGGGCATTACTGCACAAAGTTAGCCAAAAGCGATTACTAGAATCTCTGCAACAGGCGGGATATAGCTCTCAAATGATCAACCGTTATATTCTCGCTTGGAGCTGTTTCCTACAACTTTATGCACCCAAGGATGCTACCTCTGCTTACAAACTGATTAAACCCGAGCAAAGGACATTACAAGCGATCGCCCAACTATATAATACTGAACGTCTCAGCCAGTTAAGTTCTCAAAGTCCTGTCATTCCTCCCGAAACTTTGGAAACTTGGCTAGTTACTTGCGCTCAAGCTGTACGCGCCTTTCAATATCCCACTTCAGTTTCCCTTGATATGTCTGCACCTGAGCAAGAGACAGGGGAATTACTCAATCGCTTCACAGATAATTTTCAACAATCGGTATTAAATGAAATTATTGCCCAAGAAGAAGCACAGACAAGAGCACTGCAAAGTACGCAAATCAATCAGATTTTAACTGAGGCAATAGCAAAATTAGATACCGCAGACCAAAAACTCCTGCAAGCTTACTACCAGCAAGGATTGACCCAGCAGCAGATTGCCCAACAGCTGGGAGTCAAACAATATACAGTTTCTCGCCAGTTGACTAAAATCAAACGGACTTTGCTCCTGGCTTTAGCAGAGTGGAGTCAACAAGCATTGCATATTCCTGTGACATCTGACGTAATCGACAGTATGAGCAATTCTTTAGAAGAGTGGTTGCTAGTTCACTATCGTCATCTTGTTTTGTCTTCTCCTGGGGAGTCCTGACCATGACTTTTATTCCACCACCATCACCTGCAATTTGTGAACAGCTCACCCTGGAAATTTCCCTGACTTCTCAAATGCAGGAATTACCATCATTTTCGACATCAGGCGGACGCTGGCGCGCCTACCTTAACCAATTATGCTTAGATACATTTTTACATTGGTTGCGAGTCGAAGAAGTTCCCAATGCCAGAGTGTGGACGCAAACAGGGACATTACCCAGCCTTTGGGAATTTACCAATGGTACTGCGATCGCTTGTGACGATATGCGATTGGTATTAATTCCTACAACAGCAATTGACATGGCAGAATTGCGCGTACCCCAGGAATGGGTGGATATTCCCAATTGGATGGCTGATTACTATATTGCAGTCCAAGTTAATCCTCATGCTGGTTGGATGACAATTTGCGGCTATATTACCCATCGGCAATTAAAAACCAAGGGTGTGTATGATGCGAGCGATCGCGCCTACTGTTTGGATGAGAATGATTTAATCAAAGATATCAATGGTCTGTGGATTACGCGTCAACTTTGCCCAGAGGAAATTTTACGTAATTCAGTTGTACCCTTATCGCAGTTACCTTTAACTCAGGCAGAAAGTTTAATAGCACGGCTAGGGAATCCGGAAGTAGTGTTTCCTCGCTTAGCCATTCCCTTTGAATTATGGGGCGCATTGCTGGAACATGGCGGTTGGCGACAACGGCTATACGAGCGAAGACAGGGGTTATCAGAACAGTGGTCTATTCAGCAATGGCTACAAGCAGGAGTGTCTAATTTAGCACAACGATTTGGCTGGGAAATCTCACAATTACAATTAGCGCCCCGTGGTCTGCGAAGTCGGGAAACTGGTGAATTACAAGTATATTTATCTCGACATTTAATGCTTGCTGGTCATCCCTACGAATTGCGCGTCTTGTCTAGCGGTAATTTAAAAGACAATGTATGGCGATTTGAATTACGCAATACCAATCCCGATGAAATGATTCCGGTAGGATTTAAATTGCGACTATTAACCGAAGATTTACAACCATTTGCCAACAATGAGGATACTGCTAAACAGGCGATCGCCCAGCTTTATGTGGATGTCATGCTTGAGCCAGGAGAGGCTTTGGTTTGGGAAGTAGAACCAACACCAGATGGTTACGATCGAGAAATTTTACGCTTTTAAGTTCTAGTGCTGGCAAGAAATGTTGGGGGCAGTGTGCAAAGAGAAGCTAGCGTTAGGTCTTTGGGCAATCAACTGCACATTGCCGCGTCGATCCACAACCCATCCTTGAGCTTCTATAATTGGTTGTTGATTTTCACTAGCATTTTTGGATAAGTGAGTTAGCTTCGCTGGTGCTTGTTGGAAGGTTTCTGTCGGCTCATCCAATGTCACCCATTGGCTAATCACTGCTCTGTGACGTAACGGTTCACTGGGACTCAAAGGCAATCCGCCACGTCCTGTAACCACAAAACTATTGCTGCGTGCATTTCTAGCAGTACAGCTTTGAGCGATTTGCTGGGAAGCATCAACCAAATTTATCGGTAATTCTACTAAACCTTGAATAAGGTCAACATCGGGGGTGTTGAGTTCTATGATGCCGTCTATGCCCAGTTCTGAACTGGCAGTGATGTCGCTTAGAAAAGTTGGATTTTGACGAGGCTGAATACCAAAGATACCAAAAGCTGTGATATTTACTTTCCCACCACTACCACTATAAGCATTCGCTGTAATATCACTATTTTCCCCAGGTAAGGCAACTATAAAACCATCTGGATTATTGATGGCAATATTACCACCGTTTCCAGTTTGCTGCGCCCTGCCAGCAGTAGTAGAAATTTCACTTTCACGGCGTAAAAGTAGTAAATCTGTAATGTTCAAATTTAGGTTACCGCCATTACCGGAGTTAGTTTGTGCAGTAATCTGGCTATTATATAGACGTACTGAATTAGCAGTGATTTCTAAGTTTCCTGCCTCACCTGCTTGGCTGCTACTAACTGTTGCTTGCGCCCTGTCAGAAAGCAGCAATTGTGGTGTAGAAATCGTTAAGTTGCCAGCTTTTCCTAACCCTTGAGTACTAGCAGTTAATCTACTAGAACGACCATTATTAGCGCGACCACTTACCTGGATAAAGTCGGTAGCATCTACTTTTAAAGTACCGCCATTTCCTGAACCTCTGGTTTCAGAGGAAATGTTTGCTCCACCCAAAACCCGCAAACCACCAGTATTAATTGTCAAGTCTCCAGCTTTGCCAGTACTGTCACTTATAGTAAAAAAGCCACTAGGACTAGTTCCATTAGCAGAACGTCCAATTAACTCTATTTGTGAAGCCTTGACTATTAAATTACCCCCTGCGCCAGCACCAAGAGTACCACTTCTAATTTGCGCGCCGCCTTGGAGGTTTAATTTTCCAGTTTCTAGATTTAAGTTACCGGCATTTCCTGTAGTATTAGGGTTGCTTTGAGTGGTTATACTCGTAAAATTTCCACTCATCTCTACTGCTTCAATAGCTTTAATATTTATATCTCCCGCCTTTCCTATGCTTTGAGTTTCTGATGAGATTGTTCCTGCATTATTCAAAATTAATCGCCTAGTATTAACTGTTAAATTTCCGCCATTACCAATTGCTACTTGTTCTAGTTGTGATACTCCAGTAGTTAAACTACTGGGAAATCGGCTATTACTTATAGAGTTAAATATTTGTACAGATTCAGAAGCATTGACAGTGATATTCCCTCCAGTACCACTGTTGAATGTGCGACTAGATACTGTTGATTGTTCGCGAATAGTTAATTGCTTGGAATTAATATTTATATCACCAGCAGGTGCTGAAGTAAAAGTATTTGCTGTCACAATCGACCTTTGGATATCTACCTGCGAGGCGTTCAGGGAAATTGCACCTTTTTCACTGGGTATTTGGCTGTTAATGTCTGCTGCGGTTGCAATATCTACAAAACTTCTAGCAATTTGGATATTACCAAAGTTATGAGCATTTTGATAATTAAAAATCCAGCCTTGGTTTGTTTGATTAAGATTGACTTGATTAACTCCAGTAACACTACCTAATTCAATTCGACCCCCAGGAGCATTGAGAAAACCACCTTCTAGGATGACATTACCACCTAATAGAGCTAATGTTTTACCTAAAGCTACTCTCACTCCTAGCCCTTGTAAGCTACTAGCGAAACCACCAATACCTTGCACCCGAATTTCTCCAGGATTGTCTCCGAATTGCAAGCCTATGGGCGTATTTATGGTTAATAAGGGTGTAGTTTGGGGAGCCGTTGCACTAAATTCAAAACCATTAGTAAATTTCAAGCTACTAGCAGTGCTACCTACAAATGAACCGCCAATATCTAAGTGTGCATTCTGTCCAAAAATAATCCCACGAGGATTAATTAAAAATAAATTTGCTGTACCATTAGCACGAACTAATCCATCAATGTTAGAAACAGAATTACCTGTTACTCGACTAATAATATTTTGAATATTCGTAGGATTATTAAAAAAAGCTGTGCTGTTAGTGGGAATAGAAAAATCTTGAAAACTGTGAAAAAGATTATTTCCCGCTTGAGTTCCAGCCTCAATAATACTAGTGTTGCCTTCTATTCTAATAGTAGAATTATTTGACAGAGTACTATCCGGGGTGATTTGAGCCAGGGAGACATTTGGTGAAAACATTGAGATGCTCATGATAGCAATTCCCAATTTTTTTACCCGATACCAATGTATAGATACTCCAGACATTGTATTCTCCTAGCTTTAAAAGGCTTTTATGTAGATTTTTTAAATAAAATATAATGCTATTATTTTCTTCTTTATTATTATTTTGGTCTTCTAAAAAAAGTTAGAATTAAATTTGTAAAAATATTTCTTGGTGTAAATAGCCATGTTTTTTTAAGTTAATATTTTTTATATGAAATTTTACAGTATTAAGACTCACTCCTAAAGCGGTGGCAATTTGTTTATAGCTATATGATTGAGATAGTAAAGTTAAAACTTCTAGCTCTCGCTCTGTCAGATTGTATTTATTCTGTTCTATACGCAGTTCTTCTTGTAAAATTGCATTCCGGTCTTCTAAGAAAAAGATGAGCCAAGGATGATTTTCACAAGGAATGTTAACTTTTTCTTCAACCTCAGGACTGATATGACAAGCACGAATACGAATAGTTTCCTCTTCTGAAATATCATAATCCATGATGAATACACTATCGAGATTAATCAAGTTTTTCCTAATCTGATGATATATATCATAAATTACTGGATTGAGGCTATCGTAGTGGGAATTACTATTCCATAATCGCTGACATATTTCTTGCGCTTTTTTATTTAAATAAATGGGTTGTAAATTTTCAGATATTATCATTACCCCTTCTTTCACCAATTCAAGCAACATACTCTGGAGTATGTTGAAATTACAGCCAAAGCTAGTGTAACTATTTTCCATATCTGTATTGGCAAACATAGTTAAATCTCATCCCTATATGCATCCAGTACAAAATCACCTGCAATCTCACCCCAGAATTTGAGAGCGATTTTCTTTGGGAAATGCTCTGCGATCGCCACGAATTAAGCTGAAGAATTTTGAGCATGAGGGTTTTAGCAACTTCAATCTCTAATGATGAATTGCGATGACATCTATCCCTACGTGCGTTACCCAAATATATGCAGGGTGTCCTGTACCTCAGCAAAGGTTGTAAATTTTCTTAATAAACTTGCCCACAGATCAAGAAGCGAAGCTGGCGTGCTTGTGATTTCTGTTTGATGGCACTCAAAGCCAATTTCCGACTAATACATAGGGTGCCCAAAAAGCGGGACGGCTGTAGTTTGGATACTTTTTCAGGAGAGTTAGTTGAGCATGACGTAGCGCTTCTGCTTTGGTAACTGTGGCAGCAACCAACTCACGATAAAACTCTCCAATTAAAATAGCAGTTGAGCGATCGCCTACATTCCACAAACTAGCGATCGTACTCCTTGCACCTGCACGCACAGCAACACCTGCTAAACCGAGTGTAGCTCGATTGTCTCCGGCTGCGGTTTGACAAGCGCTCAAAATAAGCAATTCTATGGCTTCTGGGTATAATTCATCACGACGGCGCAAAAGTAAATCAAAGTCTGTCACATTAATTGGGCCATCTGTAGCTAAAACATAGGTATTTTCAGGACGAGAACTAAATTGTCCGTGAGTTGCTAGGTGAACAACGTTAAACGGAACAGATTTGAGCTTGCCTTCTAGCGCTTGACTGGTAAACTCTTGATCTAAAAGTTTTGTGGTTGATACTCCAGCTTTTG contains:
- a CDS encoding DUF1822 family protein — encoded protein: MTFIPPPSPAICEQLTLEISLTSQMQELPSFSTSGGRWRAYLNQLCLDTFLHWLRVEEVPNARVWTQTGTLPSLWEFTNGTAIACDDMRLVLIPTTAIDMAELRVPQEWVDIPNWMADYYIAVQVNPHAGWMTICGYITHRQLKTKGVYDASDRAYCLDENDLIKDINGLWITRQLCPEEILRNSVVPLSQLPLTQAESLIARLGNPEVVFPRLAIPFELWGALLEHGGWRQRLYERRQGLSEQWSIQQWLQAGVSNLAQRFGWEISQLQLAPRGLRSRETGELQVYLSRHLMLAGHPYELRVLSSGNLKDNVWRFELRNTNPDEMIPVGFKLRLLTEDLQPFANNEDTAKQAIAQLYVDVMLEPGEALVWEVEPTPDGYDREILRF
- a CDS encoding AAA-like domain-containing protein, which gives rise to MSKIMDNKDLDEKFKQLNRSPKRKEILLKLLTGETDEEIALALKIETGTVRRQISLICQLFGLKEEESYERRSRRSELISLFATYKPELVRNKISTNFIQQLPLNSEQFIDLPQVESICYREILQPSALIRIKSPGLTGKTHLLKKILQYSQTQGYSAININFLEADQEVMSNIEALNYWFCNTVGYALFGSTKMDIYWDKTLSSNMRSSVYFQDYILANLNTPLVVGLDNVDHIFPYASLASDFFGLLRAWHEKGRNGNQWQNLRIILAYSTDVYIPLNINQSPFNVGQIIELPEFTREQVQELAVRYGLNWHEKQVEKLMALVGGHPYLVQKALLHIKNQPHITIEEVLNMAATPSGLYADHLWELWVKLKQEPHLIAAMKNLVNANQPILLNPEQVRQLNRMGLVRLSGNNIEPRCQLYRLYFRVWLN
- a CDS encoding LuxR C-terminal-related transcriptional regulator is translated as MFANTDMENSYTSFGCNFNILQSMLLELVKEGVMIISENLQPIYLNKKAQEICQRLWNSNSHYDSLNPVIYDIYHQIRKNLINLDSVFIMDYDISEEETIRIRACHISPEVEEKVNIPCENHPWLIFFLEDRNAILQEELRIEQNKYNLTERELEVLTLLSQSYSYKQIATALGVSLNTVKFHIKNINLKKHGYLHQEIFLQI
- a CDS encoding sigma-70 family RNA polymerase sigma factor, which encodes MRPRQDIIEIFSTFVLFNGDAFVRWVSDPKLRRSMQNCVDQSSEQESATFWAIYWHRVWQMQASSIAVAHLAAYLQEVCYWVARKMQMNVPGQHSVADFFQTAIARIDKVLKGFNPQLGSNLKAYAEYAFSNLIKDLLRQRQEADICSDWALLHKVSQKRLLESLQQAGYSSQMINRYILAWSCFLQLYAPKDATSAYKLIKPEQRTLQAIAQLYNTERLSQLSSQSPVIPPETLETWLVTCAQAVRAFQYPTSVSLDMSAPEQETGELLNRFTDNFQQSVLNEIIAQEEAQTRALQSTQINQILTEAIAKLDTADQKLLQAYYQQGLTQQQIAQQLGVKQYTVSRQLTKIKRTLLLALAEWSQQALHIPVTSDVIDSMSNSLEEWLLVHYRHLVLSSPGES
- a CDS encoding filamentous hemagglutinin N-terminal domain-containing protein; this translates as MSGVSIHWYRVKKLGIAIMSISMFSPNVSLAQITPDSTLSNNSTIRIEGNTSIIEAGTQAGNNLFHSFQDFSIPTNSTAFFNNPTNIQNIISRVTGNSVSNIDGLVRANGTANLFLINPRGIIFGQNAHLDIGGSFVGSTASSLKFTNGFEFSATAPQTTPLLTINTPIGLQFGDNPGEIRVQGIGGFASSLQGLGVRVALGKTLALLGGNVILEGGFLNAPGGRIELGSVTGVNQVNLNQTNQGWIFNYQNAHNFGNIQIARSFVDIATAADINSQIPSEKGAISLNASQVDIQRSIVTANTFTSAPAGDININSKQLTIREQSTVSSRTFNSGTGGNITVNASESVQIFNSISNSRFPSSLTTGVSQLEQVAIGNGGNLTVNTRRLILNNAGTISSETQSIGKAGDINIKAIEAVEMSGNFTSITTQSNPNTTGNAGNLNLETGKLNLQGGAQIRSGTLGAGAGGNLIVKASQIELIGRSANGTSPSGFFTISDSTGKAGDLTINTGGLRVLGGANISSETRGSGNGGTLKVDATDFIQVSGRANNGRSSRLTASTQGLGKAGNLTISTPQLLLSDRAQATVSSSQAGEAGNLEITANSVRLYNSQITAQTNSGNGGNLNLNITDLLLLRRESEISTTAGRAQQTGNGGNIAINNPDGFIVALPGENSDITANAYSGSGGKVNITAFGIFGIQPRQNPTFLSDITASSELGIDGIIELNTPDVDLIQGLVELPINLVDASQQIAQSCTARNARSNSFVVTGRGGLPLSPSEPLRHRAVISQWVTLDEPTETFQQAPAKLTHLSKNASENQQPIIEAQGWVVDRRGNVQLIAQRPNASFSLHTAPNISCQH